From Elaeis guineensis isolate ETL-2024a chromosome 16, EG11, whole genome shotgun sequence, a single genomic window includes:
- the LOC105059593 gene encoding transcription factor MYC2 — MNIWTDDNSSMMEAFIASSSDLPPFHWPPPARPSTAATAAHVPSSSSSQSTVTSEAPHLSQENLQHRLQTLIEGARENWTYAIFWQSSGDAVLGWGDGYYKGCEEDKRKRRASGGSAVPAAEQEHRKRVLRELNSLISGGAGGAVPDDMVEDEVTDTEWFFLVSMTQSFVAGAGLPGQALLSGAPTWVAGGERMVNSPCERARHAHVFGLQTMACVPVVSGVVELGSTDRIFQSSEIVAKVRTIFRFGGREAAATGSWPPAPPRQSDGETDPSVLWISGPIVPTSTAPEISVSKPSFPFENPISSSLAENPSSIPAPHRSPPPPQSSSTNPQTQSFLTRDFSFSEFGLNAYPSSPICKPESGDLSNYDDSKRNPSTSAANGGLFFHHEISAEAKNKKSAVATSRGSNDDGLISFSSAALAAAASARPSSSGGGGGATGLLTGDSDHSDLEASVREVESSRVVEPEKRPRKRGRKPANGREEPLNHVEAERQRREKLNQRFYALRAVVPNVSKMDKASLLADAVSYINELRSKLQSLELDKERLQGQVDTLKEERDSTLARPRPPLDRDPKAMMNGSGRCHGVEVEVKILGLEAMIRVQCNKKFHPAARLMMAFKELDLEVNYASVSVVKDLMMQQATVKMLSRSYTQEKLAAALLARVAEPSPLG; from the coding sequence ATGAACATCTGGACCGACGACAACTCCTCGATGATGGAGGCGTTCATTGCCTCTTCCTCCGACCTCCCGCCCTTCCACTGGCCGCCGCCGGCGCGGCCGTCCACGGCGGCTACGGCAGCCCACGTCCCCTCCTCGTCCTCCTCCCAGTCCACCGTCACCTCGGAGGCCCCCCACCTCAGCCAGGAGAACCTCCAGCATCGGCTCCAAACCTTGATCGAGGGGGCGCGGGAGAACTGGACCTACGCCATCTTCTGGCAGTCCTCCGGCGACGCCGTCCTCGGCTGGGGCGACGGCTATTACAAGGGCTGCGAGGAGGACAAGCGGAAGCGGAGGGCTAGCGGCGGCTCCGCCGTCCCCGCGGCGGAGCAGGAGCATCGGAAGCGCGTGCTCCGGGAGCTCAATTCGCTTATCTCCGGTGGCGCCGGGGGCGCCGTCCCCGATGACATGGTGGAGGATGAGGTGACGGACACGGAGTGGTTCTTCCTGGTGTCAATGACACAATCTTTCGTCGCCGGAGCCGGGCTCCCTGGCCAGGCCCTTCTCTCCGGAGCGCCGACGTGGGTCGCCGGCGGGGAGCGGATGGTCAACTCGCCGTGCGAGCGGGCGCGCCATGCCCACGTGTTCGGCCTCCAGACCATGGCCTGCGTCCCCGTAGTCTCCGGCGTCGTCGAGCTCGGATCGACGGATCGGATCTTCCAGAGTTCCGAGATCGTGGCCAAGGTCCGGACCATCTTCAGGTTTGGAGGCCGCGAGGCGGCAGCCACCGGTTCCTGGCCGCCGGCCCCGCCGCGCCAATCCGATGGCGAGACCGATCCGTCCGTCCTTTGGATCTCCGGTCCGATCGTCCCCACATCAACCGCTCCCGAGATCTCGGTCTCGAAGCCCTCTTTCCCATTCGAAAACCCTATCTCCAGTAGTCTCGCTGAAAATCCTAGCTCGATCCCGGCCCCCCATCGCTCGCCGCCGCCGCCTCAAAGCAGCAGTACCAATCCCCAGACCCAATCCTTCCTCACGAGAGACTTCAGCTTCTCCGAATTCGGATTGAACGCCTACCCTTCCTCCCCGATCTGCAAGCCGGAATCCGGCGACCTCTCGAATTATGACGATAGCAAGCGGAATCCTTCCACCTCCGCCGCCAACGGCGGCCTCTTCTTCCACCACGAGATCTCCGCCGAGGCCAAGAACAAGAAATCCGCAGTGGCCACATCGAGGGGGAGCAATGACGATGGGCTCATCTCCTTCTCATCAGCCGCCTTAGCGGCGGCGGCCTCCGCCCgcccctcctcctccggcggcggcggcggcgcaaCGGGGCTGCTTACGGGCGACTCAGACCATTCCGACCTCGAAGCATCAGTTCGGGAGGTGGAGAGCAGCAGGGTGGTGGAGCCGGAGAAGCGGCCGAGAAAGCGCGGCCGGAAGCCGGCCAACGGCCGGGAGGAGCCGCTCAACCACGTGGAGGCCGAGCGGCAGCGCCGCGAGAAGCTCAATCAGAGATTCTACGCCCTCCGTGCAGTAGTCCCCAATGTGTCCAAGATGGACAAAGCCTCCCTCCTCGCCGACGCCGTCTCCTACATCAACGAGCTCCGGTCCAAGCTCCAATCTCTAGAGCTGGACAAAGAACGCCTCCAAGGCCAAGTTGATACCCTCAAGGAGGAGAGGGACTCGACATTGGCCCGACCGCGGCCCCCGCTCGATCGTGACCCCAAGGCCATGATGAACGGCAGCGGGAGGTGCCATGGAGTGGAGGTGGAGGTGAAGATACTCGGGTTGGAGGCCATGATTCGAGTACAGTGTAACAAGAAGTTCCATCCGGCCGCAAGGCTGATGATGGCTTTCAAGGAGCTCGATCTTGAAGTAAATTATGCCAGTGTCTCAGTGGTGAAGGACCTCATGATGCAGCAGGCCACAGTCAAGATGCTGAGCCGGAGCTACACTCAGGAGAAGCTCGCCGCCGCACTCCTCGCCCGAGTTGCCGAGCCAAGCCCCCTCGGTTGA